The genomic DNA GGGCAATTAGACAACTCTAGACCAAGTAATGGAAAACTTGTTAATGGAAAAGATATTAGAAGTGCTTTGGATAATTTGTTAGAGAATAAAGCTGTTTTAGAAAACCAGAAACCGAGTGTTGGTTGTGGTATTAAGTGGAGGTAGGGTTTAGTTTTCGCTAACGTATTTGTATATGGAAAGTTGCAGTGTAAAGGTGCTACAACTTCAAGGTATAGTAATAAAATAACAGAAAAGCACAAACTTTGTAGTTTGCACTTAACTGCTATTTTTTATATACGTGGTTGTGGTTTGTTTAATTTATAGTCCCACTAGGTATTTCACCTTTTATTGACCATTCATTATTTTCTTTAACTAAAATTTTTATACTAGTTCCTCCAGTATTATCTTTTAAGTTATATTCATAAATTATTGCTTTTTTCATATCTTTAGTAAATAAAGGTTCTGAAAATCTTAATATTGGAATTGAAGAATTATATTTTTTTCTATCTTTTAAAAAAATAATTAATACATTATCTTTATTAAAATTCCTCTCCCATTTTCTTAAAGACCAATTTTTATAACTGCTTTTTATTTCATCTAACTCATTAAGAGATATAATATTTTGAACTTTTTTGTACAATATTTGATAAGCAAAAGTATTTTTTTTTGAATTATAAGCTCTATAATATGGATTTAAAATTGAAGAAGGTTTTATCTCTGTATTATAAAAAGTTTCGCTAATTAATCTTACTGAATCATATTTATTTAAGACTAGATTTATAATTTTATCAGTTTCTTTTTTTGTATTTTTTTTTTGAGAGGTACATGATATGATACCAAACAAAAATATTATTATTAAATTATATTTTATTTTCATAATTTTATTTTTAGTTACATTTATTTCCTTTTGAATCTGAAGAGTTAGTATCCTCCGCTAGATTTTCGGCTTCAATTCTAGTTCTATCTGTATCATTTAAATCAGATGTTTGGTTATATATTTCTGTTCCATATAAGCCACCCCAAGCTAAATCTGTATAATATTGAGAAGTATTAGAATTGCTATCCCAAACTGATAAAGCATTGGAGATAGTTGCTATATAATTTCTTGCCATTTCTTCATGCTGATATTTATTCCATGCAGTACCATTATTTGGATTACCATATTTTTTGTTAACCAATTCGTTCCAGAGTTCTGGGAATGTTTTTTTGAAACCGCTGACATTTGAATCAACGTAACTCAAAATATATGCATGAATTGCTTCATGGATTATTGTTCTAGCTATAGATAATTTAGTTGCAGAATTTACATAACTTGTATTAAGTTTTGTAAGGTAATTACTTGCTGTTTGATTATCCCAATCTGTATTTGCTGCATCAGTTGTGTTAGTGGTTTCGAGTGTCCAATTAAAATCTGCATTTTCACCAGCAAATTGATTTACGATATCTTCAATAGCTTTTCCACTTTGTATCGCTTCTAAAATTGCTTTAGAGCATGCGTCTAAATTATCTGTATCAATTTTATCATCAATTGTTGAATTTGCATTAGAGTTTCCACCAGTACCAGTTCCACCTCCACTACCGCCTCCAACGTCATTCCAACTAAAATCATCATTATTATAGAAAAGAAAAGGAAGTTTTAATTTATCTTCAAATGTTGAAAAATCATCTTCAGACTTATTTATGAATACTTTCAGGTTTACTCTTAGATTTTCTTGATTTAGGTCAAAGAATAAATATGAATAAGTTTCTGTAGTCTTTGTTTTATAATTTTTTCCTTTTTTAGTGAGTTCTAAATTACTTCTTTTTAATGGGATATAAATTTTTTGATTAGTTACTTCTCCATTTCCCCAATTTAAATCGCCTTTAAAAAACACATTATTCTCCATAGGGAAATTTTTATTTTGCTCAAACCAAGATTTTACTTGATTTATTTGCTCTTGTTTTTCAGATAATAATACATCTTATTCTTGACAACTGTTGAGAAGTAATGTAACTCCAAATAATATAATACCAATTTTTAAAAGTTTAAATAATTTGTTTTTTTTCATTTTCATGATTTTTTAAATTTACTAATTAATTTTCAGTTTTCAATTCAGCCGTTTGAGTGAGATATAAACCACAACTTTAGACGATTATGTGACGTTTTAATGACCTATTAATCGGTGTTAGCGAAGTTATCATTTTTTAGGTTTAGAAACAAAACAAACTATTTCAGAAAAAATATTGTTAAATTTTCAAATAATTCAAAGGAAAATGAATTAGTTATAGAGTTAGAACCATAGTAGTGGGCATTAAATTAGAAATAAACCGTATTCATTTTTGTAGTTTTTTTAATCAGTTAATTTTCGCATAATCCATTCTAATGGTCCAGATTTTTTATAGCTTCTCCAAACTACAGCAAATAGGACACAAAAAAAACTAAATGCTAAAGCATAAATCACTGAAAATTCAATAGCGTAATTTCCCATTTTAGAAGGGTTTATTATTTCAATAATTCCCATTCCAATAATTACGTGTGCTACGTAAAATGTTAACGCTAATTGGCCAGTTTTATTTAAAGCATCAATTATGAGGCTGTTTTCAAATCTCTTAGCAATTAGTATACAAGCAGAAATTACTGTAAAAGCAATTGCAATGCCGTTTAACATATAAACTGGCAAAGGTGGCATTGGGTTTGTTCCTAGTATTTCAGTTAATTCCTTCGCTATTTCTTGGTTTCCTTCTGATATAAATAAAATAGTTACAGATGACAGTATTTGGATTGAAATAAAAATAATTGCACTAACCTTAAAAGTCTTTTTTATAAATTTATCGTTGTGTAAGTCTTGTTTTCCAAACCAATAACCAAATAACATAAAAGCAGTCCAAGGAATTACTGGATGAAAACCATTAAAAAAGAGGTTTCTCATAAACCCTTTGAGAGTCCAAAAGTCTTGATAGTTTAAAGTCTCGAAATTCCAACCAGTTTCGTAACTCCAAAATATCATTAGTAAAGGAAATGTTATGATTAAGATTATTGCAGAAATTAAAATATTTTTTTCTTTACAAGTAAGCAACAAGAGGGTTATTATCATATAAACACCATAAAAATGTAGAATGTCTGCTGGCCAAATAACAATGTATGAGGTTCCAATAACAAATAGAAATACAGCTCTTTTGACAATTTTAAAGCGAACAATTTTTAATTTAGCTTGGTCTTTATTTTTAATAGCAGAATTCGTCATTAATGCAACACCTATGCCAGCTAAAACAACAAAAGTAGCAGCTGCTTTTCCATCGAAAATACTTGCAGCAGATTTTATCCAGTTGCGTCCATTATCGCCAAATACAACTTTAAAGTTCACAATTATCATTCCCATAACTGCCAGCGCTCTAGCTACATCAATTCCTATTATTCTTTTTTTCATCCTTTTGTTGTCTAATAGATTCGTTAAATTCAAAAAAAAAACATACTAATTAAAGAAGATTTAGGCAACTGAATTCGTTACGGATAATCAATATTGTATAGCTTCGAAATTTTAATTTTTAAATCTGAAACAAAAATATTACAGAAAATTTTGTTCTGTTAGTCATTTTAGGACATTTTATTTTATCGGGATATATATTTCTGTGAGCAGTTCTTCTTTAGGTGTGTTATCTTCGTCATTTAAATAGAATTCTAGTATCGGTAAGTCTAATAATTCTAGTTTTAAATTAAGGAATATGAAAGGGAATATTAAATTATAAGTTTCATGTGATTTTTCATGACTTCCTTGATGAGTAAATTTGATGTATTTCTGACTTTTGATAGTCTTAGTTCTAAACAAGTTGTTTTGAATTTTAGTAAATGATTCAGGAATGATTATTGCAGCACTATATCTACAATTTAGGTCATCAGTAATATGATTGTCGTCTAATATCTCTGCAAGAAAAATAGAATTATCATCTATAATAGCTAGTTTTTTAGCATAGTTAAGTAGTTTCGACCAAGTTAAAGTTATCTTTTTTATATCACCATACGATCCTTTATGTTCTATGTATAAAATGTTGAAATCAGGTAATAATTCAATCTTGTAATCAATTTTTTGTTGCACTAAATTAGATTCATTATTTAATTTCTTAGCAGTCGAAATAATTTGGATATTGGCTTTGTTTCTAAATTTTGAAGGAGAAACACCAAATTTATTTTTAAATGCCTTATTAAATACGGCTAAATCATTAAACCCAATTTTAAAAGCAATATCGCCAATAGCATTATTAGTATATTTTAAATTTTCAGCTGCTTTTTCAATTCGGATACGTTTGATGTATTTTCCTATAGATTCTTTGTTTAGAGAGGTAAAAATCCGATTCATATTTCTATATGAATAGTTGGTAATGTTTTCAACTTCTTTAACACTAATAGATTCGTTAAATTTAATAGTAATTAAATCTATAAGTTTATTATATCTTTTTATTTGTTCTGAAGAATGCAATAGTTTAAATAAGTTTTTGTCAATTGATTAGAACATAGTCGAATATGTTGTACGTGGCAGTTCGTATGAGTTTTTATTTATCTAATAATCTTCTATGATAATTTATTTGCCCAAGATGATACGTCAAATGAATAGTTAAATGAATTAATAAATACTCAGTTGATTCTACTTTTGAAAATTTTAAAACAGGATAATCTTCATTCAATTCTTTATCTGTAACAGAAATAAGTGATTTATTAACCATTTCTATAGTTTCATTTATACGATTAATCAACGTTTGTCTTGGAACATTTTTTTGGCTAAATTCGAGTTCTCTATTTCTAATATAGTTT from Polaribacter sp. ALD11 includes the following:
- a CDS encoding DUF418 domain-containing protein, producing the protein MKKRIIGIDVARALAVMGMIIVNFKVVFGDNGRNWIKSAASIFDGKAAATFVVLAGIGVALMTNSAIKNKDQAKLKIVRFKIVKRAVFLFVIGTSYIVIWPADILHFYGVYMIITLLLLTCKEKNILISAIILIITFPLLMIFWSYETGWNFETLNYQDFWTLKGFMRNLFFNGFHPVIPWTAFMLFGYWFGKQDLHNDKFIKKTFKVSAIIFISIQILSSVTILFISEGNQEIAKELTEILGTNPMPPLPVYMLNGIAIAFTVISACILIAKRFENSLIIDALNKTGQLALTFYVAHVIIGMGIIEIINPSKMGNYAIEFSVIYALAFSFFCVLFAVVWRSYKKSGPLEWIMRKLTD
- a CDS encoding GyrI-like domain-containing protein; amino-acid sequence: MHSSEQIKRYNKLIDLITIKFNESISVKEVENITNYSYRNMNRIFTSLNKESIGKYIKRIRIEKAAENLKYTNNAIGDIAFKIGFNDLAVFNKAFKNKFGVSPSKFRNKANIQIISTAKKLNNESNLVQQKIDYKIELLPDFNILYIEHKGSYGDIKKITLTWSKLLNYAKKLAIIDDNSIFLAEILDDNHITDDLNCRYSAAIIIPESFTKIQNNLFRTKTIKSQKYIKFTHQGSHEKSHETYNLIFPFIFLNLKLELLDLPILEFYLNDEDNTPKEELLTEIYIPIK
- a CDS encoding DUF1572 family protein, giving the protein MNTKSLITFLERDLNKLITEIELYKNEANIWRLEKNISNSAGNLTLHLIGNLHTFIGKEIGQTNYIRNRELEFSQKNVPRQTLINRINETIEMVNKSLISVTDKELNEDYPVLKFSKVESTEYLLIHLTIHLTYHLGQINYHRRLLDK